The Parabacteroides sp. AD58 genome includes a window with the following:
- a CDS encoding lipid-A-disaccharide synthase N-terminal domain-containing protein has translation MIGIYLIGLLAQVFFSARMLIQWILSEKYKKVVSPSLYWVFSLLGAYLLCIYGWLRNDFSIILGQFISFYIYIWNLKEKGLWNKLPRIIQVVLALTPVVAACFALNDFHSFVDSFFKDEDVPLWLIVMGSMGQVIFTLRFVYQWYYSKRFGASVLPVNFWIISLVGSLTIALYGIIRLDPILILGQSTGFIVYIRNIMIGNRENKKGKSV, from the coding sequence ATGATCGGAATTTATTTAATAGGGCTGTTGGCCCAGGTATTCTTCTCTGCCCGGATGCTGATTCAGTGGATCTTGTCAGAGAAGTATAAGAAAGTCGTTTCTCCGTCGTTGTATTGGGTGTTCAGTCTGCTGGGCGCTTACCTGCTTTGCATATATGGTTGGCTCCGGAATGACTTTTCTATTATCTTGGGTCAGTTCATATCATTTTATATTTACATTTGGAATTTAAAAGAGAAAGGTTTGTGGAATAAGCTTCCCCGGATCATTCAGGTCGTGTTGGCGCTGACACCTGTTGTAGCGGCTTGTTTCGCTCTGAATGATTTCCATTCGTTTGTTGATTCCTTCTTTAAGGACGAGGACGTTCCTTTGTGGCTGATAGTCATGGGATCGATGGGGCAGGTAATTTTCACTTTGAGATTTGTTTACCAATGGTATTACTCGAAAAGATTCGGCGCTTCGGTTTTGCCTGTCAATTTCTGGATTATTAGTCTGGTGGGATCATTGACAATCGCCTTGTATGGAATTATCCGCTTGGATCCGATATTGATTTTAGGACAGTCAACGGGGTTTATCGTTTATATTCGTAATATCATGATTGGAAATCGTGAAAATAAAAAAGGAAAAAGTGTATGA
- a CDS encoding glycosyltransferase, which yields MNRTSNYELTIIVPVYNEEDNMPALEEKLSSYIQQASVSACVLFVNDGSTDHSLERMMQICNRQPHFFYCSLKKNGGLSAAMKAGIDQVESKWLGYIDADLQTVPEDFERLLPFASDYELVMGIRANRKDSFFKNLQSKIANGFRRMMTKDKATDTGCPLKIMHTDCAKRIPFFTGMHRFLPALILLQYGRMKEVPVRHFPRVAGVSKYHLWNRLISPFLDCFAYRWMKKRYINYQIKDSNLFDRRA from the coding sequence ATGAATCGGACAAGTAATTACGAATTGACAATCATCGTTCCTGTTTATAACGAAGAGGATAATATGCCTGCCTTGGAAGAGAAATTGTCATCATATATACAGCAGGCATCGGTGTCGGCTTGTGTTCTTTTTGTCAATGATGGTTCGACTGATCACAGTTTGGAGCGAATGATGCAGATTTGTAACCGGCAACCTCATTTTTTCTATTGTAGTCTGAAGAAGAACGGCGGATTGAGTGCTGCCATGAAAGCCGGAATTGATCAGGTGGAATCGAAGTGGTTGGGTTATATTGATGCCGATCTGCAAACGGTGCCTGAAGATTTCGAACGCCTCTTGCCTTTTGCGAGCGACTATGAGCTGGTGATGGGTATTCGGGCAAATCGGAAAGATTCATTCTTTAAGAATCTGCAATCCAAGATAGCGAATGGCTTCCGCCGGATGATGACCAAAGACAAGGCTACAGATACAGGTTGCCCCTTGAAGATCATGCATACTGACTGCGCAAAGCGGATTCCTTTCTTTACCGGCATGCATCGTTTCCTGCCGGCATTGATTCTGTTGCAGTACGGACGGATGAAAGAAGTGCCGGTACGCCATTTTCCTCGGGTAGCCGGTGTTTCTAAATATCATTTGTGGAACAGACTGATTTCTCCTTTCCTGGATTGTTTTGCTTATCGGTGGATGAAAAAGCGGTATATCAATTATCAGATAAAAGACAGTAACTTGTTTGATCGGCGGGCATGA
- a CDS encoding ArnT family glycosyltransferase, producing the protein MNIVDVRSNVGKWILFGLVLCCTFFVNNKAIFVDIMESRNMITAREMVYDGNWLTPTMNGELRLEKPPLPTWISAIVEYVSPDNLALQRAMAGLAALLLVFYLFQLGKLLTHDRVFSWITVFVLCTSYNIILMGRTASWDIYCHAFMLMAIYYLFKALRADVCDWKSFLLAGLAMGLSFLGKGPVSFYALLFPFLCAYLICYRKSMAGKWKGCAGMILLMLVLSCWWYAYIYMYHPEMAEYVWNKESSSWANRNVRPWYYYWKFFLETGAWSLLTLFTLFVPVWEKRLGDKTKSYLFSLLWMLFVVFSLSLIPEKKTRYLLPVSIPAALAVGHLFYYWIRQMRKTDRVGKILYRINGLLLAIVVLVLPVMLYLFMYREQRMSGMALILLSAGLWCIAFCLFYAVKSVRPAYLLGGVVGLFAFAEIFLMPYIGSFVSNAEQKSIALTRNIEELQSLPFYHPASEEIRIELVYAAYRKIRPLDLTDSAAVAVAMPFVLVQSVEPAAMIPEWLQQNACMEEVDVYDDNPWPKGHRRYSPAFIKKVTIIRKK; encoded by the coding sequence GACGCCGACGATGAATGGTGAATTGCGTCTAGAGAAACCGCCGTTGCCTACCTGGATTTCGGCCATCGTAGAATATGTGTCTCCCGATAATTTAGCCTTACAGCGGGCCATGGCCGGTCTTGCAGCTCTTTTGCTGGTCTTTTACTTGTTCCAGTTAGGGAAATTACTTACTCATGATAGGGTCTTTTCGTGGATAACAGTTTTCGTGTTATGCACATCCTATAATATTATTCTGATGGGGCGGACGGCTTCATGGGATATTTATTGCCATGCTTTCATGCTGATGGCTATTTACTATTTGTTTAAAGCCTTGCGGGCTGATGTCTGCGACTGGAAATCTTTTCTGCTGGCCGGCTTGGCAATGGGCTTGTCTTTCTTGGGAAAAGGACCTGTTTCTTTCTATGCCTTGTTGTTCCCTTTTCTCTGTGCGTATCTGATCTGCTATCGTAAAAGCATGGCGGGAAAGTGGAAAGGTTGTGCAGGCATGATTTTACTCATGCTGGTATTGAGTTGCTGGTGGTATGCTTATATTTATATGTATCATCCGGAAATGGCTGAATATGTATGGAACAAAGAATCTTCTTCGTGGGCGAACAGGAATGTCCGTCCGTGGTATTACTACTGGAAGTTTTTCCTGGAAACAGGAGCCTGGTCACTGCTGACACTGTTTACGTTGTTTGTTCCTGTCTGGGAAAAGAGGCTGGGTGATAAAACAAAGTCTTATCTTTTCTCCCTCTTGTGGATGCTGTTCGTTGTTTTCTCTCTTTCTCTGATACCGGAAAAGAAAACACGTTATCTGTTACCTGTCTCCATTCCGGCGGCATTGGCCGTAGGACATCTGTTTTACTACTGGATCAGACAGATGCGGAAAACAGACCGGGTGGGAAAAATACTGTATCGGATCAACGGTCTTTTATTGGCTATTGTCGTGCTGGTGTTGCCCGTGATGCTCTATCTCTTTATGTACCGAGAACAACGGATGAGCGGAATGGCATTGATCCTTTTATCAGCAGGTCTGTGGTGCATAGCCTTTTGCCTCTTTTATGCGGTTAAGTCGGTTCGGCCCGCCTATCTCTTGGGCGGAGTGGTCGGTCTGTTTGCTTTTGCTGAAATCTTTCTGATGCCGTACATCGGAAGTTTTGTATCTAATGCGGAGCAGAAAAGCATTGCGCTTACCCGGAATATAGAAGAATTACAGTCGCTGCCGTTTTATCATCCGGCCTCTGAAGAAATACGTATTGAGTTGGTCTATGCGGCTTATCGGAAAATCCGACCGCTCGATCTGACGGATTCGGCCGCTGTTGCAGTAGCAATGCCGTTTGTTTTGGTGCAGAGTGTGGAACCAGCTGCTATGATTCCGGAATGGTTGCAGCAGAATGCCTGTATGGAAGAAGTGGATGTCTATGATGATAATCCCTGGCCGAAAGGACATCGGCGGTATTCACCCGCTTTTATCAAAAAAGTAACGATTATACGAAAGAAATAA